The Candidatus Sulfotelmatobacter sp. region CCAGAACTCCGTCCGGCGTTGTGGAAGTCAGATTCGCGCTTGAATTCACCACATCCTCAAGTCCCGATTCTCCGTTGATGACGCCGGCAGGAGTCTGCCCACCGTTCGAAGTGTGCGTAGACGGCAGCATGCCGCGATGATCGGAGAAGTACAGAACGTAGCCGTTGAAATTCGTGTAGTTCACGTTCAGTCCGCTGGCGCCGATCGAACCCTTCAGCCACTTCGCCAGGTTGCCCACGTCCAGCTCAACCGCGTTCATAATGCCCTGCACCGAGCAGGAAGAATATTGCTTCGTGCCGCTCACCGTGTTGGCCACGGTGTTGTCGCGCATCTCGCCTTCGCGCGCGTCATAGAAGTTGATCGGGTACCAGTTTCCTTGCGTTCCTGCGCCGTGAGCGGAGGCTGCGGTCTGAGCCACGGTGGGCATAAGTTGATGAAGAATGAGAATCGCGTTGGGATCAATCGTATTAGTCGTACCGGGGGCAGTGGGGACGATATCGAACTGGCGGCCAAAACCCAGTCCCAGCCACTCCGTCGTGACGCCCACCCAGGTCCCGGCATTGTTCAAGTACTCAACGCGCAGCCAGGGGCCTCCGGTCGCAGCGACAGCCATTTGCGCTACCGAAGTGGGATTGCTGGTCAGCTCCCCGATGATGGGAAATCCGGTAGCGGTCCAGTTTTGCAGCACGCCATTGCTGAGGGGATTGACCCATCCATGGCTTCCCGGCGTGGCCCAACCAAAATATTCGGTCGTACCCGGAGCATAGACCGTACCAGAGGCGGTGGGGAACTGGTAATCCTGTCCATCGGCAATCGCGCCGCGCTCAGGATGCAAGTCGACCTGCGTGTCCGCCAGAAGGATGCGAATGACTGCCTTGTTATAAAGGCGCGCCGTGCCCAGCGTGCTGCTTGCCGATTCGCCGGGCTGCGGCTTGCGCACGATCGAAATTGGATCGGTGCAGGGCGGCGGGTTGCTGGTGCAGCTGTTTTGCACGAACGGCAACTGCATGTTCTTCGCGCCGGTCAGCGAATTCACCATAAATCCGTTCAGCGTTCCGGAAGAAATGCTGGGGAAGTTGCTGTTGACCGAGCCACCCACACTGGGATAACCGCCGCTCCAGCTGGCGTCCCCCGGAACCGTTCCTGCGCCGGGAAGAGCCACGCAGTTGACGCCGGTCGGAGGAAATACTCCGTTGAGAGGGCAGCCTGCAGTGGCTTTGGGAACGTAGACCGTCCCGCCGTAACCTACCGTCGTTGAATGGCCGTTTTCCAATTGATCCATCACGATTTGTGAAAATGCCGAAATCTTGTCATTGAATACCAGGTTAAGGCCCGAAGCCAGGAAAAGATTCTGGTTGGTGTGCACGCGTCCGCCGAAGCTGAAGTTCGGACCGGCAAAGTAGCTACAGTCATAGCCGCAGAACACTCCAAATTGAAATACCGGAATCAGCGAGACTTCCACCTTGCGGGTAATATTCACGCTCGCGCCCGAGGGCCGTGTGGCGATCACCTGCATCGTCATCGGGATAAGTTCGGCGTAAAGTCCCTGGTTCGATCCCGAGCTAACCGTATTCCAACTGCTGACCGGCTCTCCACTGCCGTTCACCGGATAGCTGATGGTGATGCTTCCCGCGGGATAGTTCATGTTCGGGACCATGGCCGACGTTGGGGGGAAAT contains the following coding sequences:
- a CDS encoding PilX N-terminal domain-containing pilus assembly protein, whose translation is MLQGKMGRRRMVQGKTGQGKNGSQRGFTLIAALLIMVLLSGVAAGLMFMVTNEAHMGGNDLENNMAYYGAESGMEKLTADLSALYSQYQVPTNAQIQNLVNFPPTSAMVPNMNYPAGSITISYPVNGSGEPVSSWNTVSSGSNQGLYAELIPMTMQVIATRPSGASVNITRKVEVSLIPVFQFGVFCGYDCSYFAGPNFSFGGRVHTNQNLFLASGLNLVFNDKISAFSQIVMDQLENGHSTTVGYGGTVYVPKATAGCPLNGVFPPTGVNCVALPGAGTVPGDASWSGGYPSVGGSVNSNFPSISSGTLNGFMVNSLTGAKNMQLPFVQNSCTSNPPPCTDPISIVRKPQPGESASSTLGTARLYNKAVIRILLADTQVDLHPERGAIADGQDYQFPTASGTVYAPGTTEYFGWATPGSHGWVNPLSNGVLQNWTATGFPIIGELTSNPTSVAQMAVAATGGPWLRVEYLNNAGTWVGVTTEWLGLGFGRQFDIVPTAPGTTNTIDPNAILILHQLMPTVAQTAASAHGAGTQGNWYPINFYDAREGEMRDNTVANTVSGTKQYSSCSVQGIMNAVELDVGNLAKWLKGSIGASGLNVNYTNFNGYVLYFSDHRGMLPSTHTSNGGQTPAGVINGESGLEDVVNSSANLTSTTPDGVLEGATYYTYSPEDVDQNGFLDNWGEKNLGYGFEINTGSPLNGYQRIVVSGAGTASSIDCAAYNPGTTATPLPIPTTTTLLSGVTDQRGMANPVSGARHVLKLVDGGMSAGLLSYLPVMPTTSGCSQSATNPTGCGGFTIASENPVYIQGNYNTNSSDPFWGTANAATPTQTPHSAASIIADSVMLLSNQWSDANSLANPDVAGNRVPTAPSYYRTAISGGKSAPFPQPTWTNVANDFGTDGGMHNFLRYLENLGAQPLYYNGSLVSMYYSEYNTGTYKDGPGGDVYSPPQRDYYFDVLFLTPSNLPPATPQFQDIDNLSAHQNFTPQ